One window of Oreochromis niloticus isolate F11D_XX linkage group LG23, O_niloticus_UMD_NMBU, whole genome shotgun sequence genomic DNA carries:
- the rxrgb gene encoding retinoic acid receptor RXR-gamma-B isoform X1 gives MWHPVASPGSGGSPGREIGYGHYSTGPMSTAHAHPPSMGSMVGHPSVISTSRPLPSPMSTLGSPMNGLASPYPVITSSLGSPSVSLQSTPNMNFGPLSSPQMNSMNSVSSSEDIKPPPGLQNLGNINYQCTSPGGMSKHICAICGDRSSGKHYGVYSCEGCKGFFKRTVRKDLSYTCRDNKECPIDKRQRNRCQYCRYQKCLAMGMKREAVQEERQRGKERGENEVESTSSFNEDMPVDKILDAELAVEPKTETYSDGSPGNSTNDPVTNICQAADKQLFTLVEWAKRIPHFSELPLDDQVILLRAGWNELLIASFSHRSVTVKDGILLATGLHVHRSSAHSAGVGSIFDRVLTELVSKMKDMQMDKTELGCLRAIVLFNPDAKGLSNPSEVEGLREKVYASLESYTKQKYPDQPGRFAKLLLRLPALRSIGLKCLEHLFFFKLIGDTPIDTFLMEMLEAPHQIT, from the exons ACTCCACAGGGCCGATGAGTACAGCCCACGCCCACCCCCCTTCGATGGGCAGCATGGTGGGTCACCCGTCAGTCATCAGCACCTCCAGGCCCTTACCGTCCCCCATGTCCACCTTGGGCTCACCAATGAACGGCCTGGCCTCTCCCTATCCAGTTATTACATCTTCCCTGGGCTCGCCCTCTGTATCGCTGCAGTCTACTCCCAACATGAACTTTGGACCACTCAGCAGTCCACAG ATGAACTCTATGAACAGTGTTAGCAGCTCAGAGGACATCAAGCCTCCGCCGGGCCTACAGAATCTGGGAAACATCAACTACCAGTGTACGAGCCCGGGAGGGATGTCAAAGCACATCTGTGCCATTTGTGGGGACCGCTCCTCAG GAAAGCACTATGGTGTGTACAGCTGTGAGGGATGTAAAGGTTTCTTCAAGAGGACTGTGCGCAAAGATCTCAGCTACACTTGTCGCGATAACAAGGAGTGCCCGATTGACAAGCGCCAGCGAAACCGCTGCCAATATTGCCGCTACCAGAAGTGCCTGGCCATGGGCATGAAAAGAGAAG CGGTGCAGGAAGAGAGGCAGCGTGGGAAAGAGCGGGGTGAGAATGAGGTAGAATCCACCAGCAGTTTCAATGAGGACATGCCTGTGGACAAGATCCTGGATGCTGAGTTGGCTGTAGAACCCAAAACGGAGACGTACAGCGACGGCAGCCCCGGGAACTCG ACCAATGACCCTGTCACCAATATCTGCCAAGCAGCAGACAAACAGCTTTTCACTTTGGTGGAGTGGGCGAAAAGGATCCCGCACTTCTCCGAGCTCCCCCTCGATGACCAGGTCATCTTACTACGAGCAG GGTGGAATGAGCTACTAATTGCCTCATTCTCACATCGCTCGGTCACGGTAAAAGACGGTATCCTGCTGGCAACAGGTCTTCACGTCCACAGAAGCAGCGCCCACAGTGCTGGAGTTGGCTCCATCTTTGACAG AGTACTCACAGAGTTAGTGTCTAAAATGAAAGATATGCAGATGGATAAGACGGAGCTCGGCTGCTTGCGAGCGATTGTCCTCTTCAATCCAG ATGCTAAAGGTTTGTCTAACCCATCAGAGGTTGAGGGGCTGAGAGAAAAGGTCTATGCTTCATTGGAGTCGTATACAAAACAGAAGTACCCGGACCAGCCTGGCAG GTTTGCCAAACTGCTGCTGCGCCTGCCTGCCCTGCGCTCCATCGGCCTCAAATGTTTGGAGCATCTGTTCTTCTTCAAGCTAATTGGGGACACGCCTATTGACACCTTTTTGATGGAGATGCTGGAGGCTCCGCATCAGATCACATGA
- the rxrgb gene encoding retinoic acid receptor RXR-gamma-B isoform X2: MDSNDPYLHLNSTGPMSTAHAHPPSMGSMVGHPSVISTSRPLPSPMSTLGSPMNGLASPYPVITSSLGSPSVSLQSTPNMNFGPLSSPQMNSMNSVSSSEDIKPPPGLQNLGNINYQCTSPGGMSKHICAICGDRSSGKHYGVYSCEGCKGFFKRTVRKDLSYTCRDNKECPIDKRQRNRCQYCRYQKCLAMGMKREAVQEERQRGKERGENEVESTSSFNEDMPVDKILDAELAVEPKTETYSDGSPGNSTNDPVTNICQAADKQLFTLVEWAKRIPHFSELPLDDQVILLRAGWNELLIASFSHRSVTVKDGILLATGLHVHRSSAHSAGVGSIFDRVLTELVSKMKDMQMDKTELGCLRAIVLFNPDAKGLSNPSEVEGLREKVYASLESYTKQKYPDQPGRFAKLLLRLPALRSIGLKCLEHLFFFKLIGDTPIDTFLMEMLEAPHQIT; the protein is encoded by the exons ACTCCACAGGGCCGATGAGTACAGCCCACGCCCACCCCCCTTCGATGGGCAGCATGGTGGGTCACCCGTCAGTCATCAGCACCTCCAGGCCCTTACCGTCCCCCATGTCCACCTTGGGCTCACCAATGAACGGCCTGGCCTCTCCCTATCCAGTTATTACATCTTCCCTGGGCTCGCCCTCTGTATCGCTGCAGTCTACTCCCAACATGAACTTTGGACCACTCAGCAGTCCACAG ATGAACTCTATGAACAGTGTTAGCAGCTCAGAGGACATCAAGCCTCCGCCGGGCCTACAGAATCTGGGAAACATCAACTACCAGTGTACGAGCCCGGGAGGGATGTCAAAGCACATCTGTGCCATTTGTGGGGACCGCTCCTCAG GAAAGCACTATGGTGTGTACAGCTGTGAGGGATGTAAAGGTTTCTTCAAGAGGACTGTGCGCAAAGATCTCAGCTACACTTGTCGCGATAACAAGGAGTGCCCGATTGACAAGCGCCAGCGAAACCGCTGCCAATATTGCCGCTACCAGAAGTGCCTGGCCATGGGCATGAAAAGAGAAG CGGTGCAGGAAGAGAGGCAGCGTGGGAAAGAGCGGGGTGAGAATGAGGTAGAATCCACCAGCAGTTTCAATGAGGACATGCCTGTGGACAAGATCCTGGATGCTGAGTTGGCTGTAGAACCCAAAACGGAGACGTACAGCGACGGCAGCCCCGGGAACTCG ACCAATGACCCTGTCACCAATATCTGCCAAGCAGCAGACAAACAGCTTTTCACTTTGGTGGAGTGGGCGAAAAGGATCCCGCACTTCTCCGAGCTCCCCCTCGATGACCAGGTCATCTTACTACGAGCAG GGTGGAATGAGCTACTAATTGCCTCATTCTCACATCGCTCGGTCACGGTAAAAGACGGTATCCTGCTGGCAACAGGTCTTCACGTCCACAGAAGCAGCGCCCACAGTGCTGGAGTTGGCTCCATCTTTGACAG AGTACTCACAGAGTTAGTGTCTAAAATGAAAGATATGCAGATGGATAAGACGGAGCTCGGCTGCTTGCGAGCGATTGTCCTCTTCAATCCAG ATGCTAAAGGTTTGTCTAACCCATCAGAGGTTGAGGGGCTGAGAGAAAAGGTCTATGCTTCATTGGAGTCGTATACAAAACAGAAGTACCCGGACCAGCCTGGCAG GTTTGCCAAACTGCTGCTGCGCCTGCCTGCCCTGCGCTCCATCGGCCTCAAATGTTTGGAGCATCTGTTCTTCTTCAAGCTAATTGGGGACACGCCTATTGACACCTTTTTGATGGAGATGCTGGAGGCTCCGCATCAGATCACATGA